The region CGATTGCGTAAAGTGGCGCGTATCTGCGAGGATTATGGGATACGGGTGCAGTATTCGGTGTTTGAGTGTCTAGTGGATCCGGCGCAATTGCTGATGTTGAAGCGATCATTGGAGCAAGCTATCAACATGAAAGTAGATAGTTTGCGGTACTATCACTTAGGAAAGAATTGGAAAAATAAGGTAGAACATGTGGGAGCAAAAGTGGCTATCGATATGGAGAATGATTTGCTTTTATTTTAGGGATGGGTGCGTGTGCGAAGTGGTAGTGATGGTGAAAAACGAGGAGGGTTCGCAACATGTTGGGAGAGTGAGGGTGTGATTGACAAGGCTTGACTAGCTGTGATAAGATAGTTTAGGCGAGTGGGGAAGGGCTAGACTCCCTGAGGAGTAGAGGATTTTGTTGCTCGCCGATGTTGTTTTTGCGTGAGAGGAAGCTTTGTCTGGATAGCGAGATAAAGTGAGGCTAGGTTCGCGAAAAGTGCAAAATAAAAGCATGTAAGCGAAGGAAATAGGAAGGGTAGAGTTGCCCTCCACGCGAGGGCATGAATTGAAACATTTTTTTGGGTTTTAGATGCACTGCTTAGTGGAGGAGTTGCCCTCCACGCGAGGGCATGAATTGAAACTATGTCATTTTTCTACCACCTCCACCGTATCGTATAGTTGCCCTCCACGCGAGGGCATGAATTGAAACCTGGCGGTACGATGGATATCGATCGATTTGTGAAGGTTGCCCTCCACGCGAGGGCATGAATTGAAACGAGAATTTTAATATGGATAAGAGCATACTGGAGAAAGTTGCCCTCCACGCGAGGGCATGAATTGAAACGCAACTCTTCACCCTTCAACTTGCTATCGATAAAACCGTTGCCCTCCACGCGAGGGCATGAATTGAAACTTTGCTCAATTTCACGTAATCGCCGTCCTCTATCCATAGTTGCCCTCCACGCGAGGGCATGAATTGAAACACTTTTAGGCGTTCCTCGCCCCGTAATCTAGCCATGGGTTGCCCTCCACGCGAGGGCATGAATTGAAACAGCACAGATTTAACGGCAGTATTAAGCATGGTAATGTTGCCCTCCACGCGAGGGCATGAATTGAAACTCAGATATAGTGATATACACTCCATCAGCATAACTCTTGTTGCCCTCCACGCGAGGGCATGAATTGAAACTGCATAGAGGTTAGATTTCCGCGCAACCATGCAACGTTGCCCTCCACGCGAGGGCATGAATTGAAACTCGCCCCTATTGTACGGGGCTGAATGTAGTAAATTTCGTTGCCCTCCACGCGAGGGCATGAATTGAAACAGTGGTCGCTCGCCAATACTACTAGCTGGTCTAGCGGTTGCCCTCCACGCGAGGGCATGAATTGAAACTTGCGATAGCGGTACGCAGATCCAGCTAGCGACAGGATAGTTGCCCTCCACGCGAGGGCATGAATTGAAACGAAAGTTGTAACTGAAACCGCTCTCTGGTGCGCTAGTTGCCCTCCACGCGAGGGCATGAATTGAAACACCCACGATATAGACGCTAGCTCTGGTAGTAGCGGTGTTGCCCTCCACGCGA is a window of Entomospira culicis DNA encoding:
- the cas2 gene encoding CRISPR-associated endonuclease Cas2 gives rise to the protein MKVLVCYDVARDDNGARRLRKVARICEDYGIRVQYSVFECLVDPAQLLMLKRSLEQAINMKVDSLRYYHLGKNWKNKVEHVGAKVAIDMENDLLLF